One genomic region from Methanofastidiosum sp. encodes:
- a CDS encoding AI-2E family transporter, with translation MDRITATKLVITISILLLGIYLVYPIIPGIIGGLIFSYAFTPVYNFIYKKLKMRSVSATLTTLFISAPFLIVLLYGFYKALEQLTFVTQVLKKETPTTIFDLLGLEVEGSPFYGVITETFPQIVNISDFFSSTMGQLPLTLMNVVVLFLSLFYFLNEKDRVESYFEKIIPTNHKRDIIEILGPTKRVINGLIYANVMSAMIMAFLATIGFLVIGVPYSFLLGLLTGLAALLPVVGPWTIFLPVGFYYILTGEIAQGLAILTYGVIVLFILYNFYIFPKLGGNKAQLHPFIVLVGFLGGAYMFGALGILYGPIILGLLKGLTEGLFKESTMKRKFFKL, from the coding sequence ATGGACAGAATAACTGCTACTAAATTAGTAATTACTATTTCAATATTACTTCTTGGTATTTATCTTGTCTATCCTATAATCCCGGGTATAATTGGAGGATTGATCTTCTCTTATGCATTTACTCCAGTTTACAATTTTATTTACAAAAAATTAAAAATGAGAAGTGTATCAGCTACACTAACAACTTTATTTATATCTGCACCATTTCTCATTGTCTTATTGTACGGATTCTATAAAGCCCTTGAACAACTTACATTTGTTACACAAGTATTAAAAAAAGAAACGCCGACTACAATCTTTGACCTTCTAGGATTGGAAGTTGAAGGTAGTCCTTTCTACGGAGTAATAACTGAAACCTTCCCACAAATTGTTAACATCTCAGATTTTTTCTCTAGTACAATGGGGCAACTTCCCCTTACCTTGATGAACGTCGTTGTATTATTTCTCTCTCTTTTCTATTTCCTGAACGAGAAAGATAGAGTGGAAAGTTATTTTGAGAAAATAATTCCAACTAATCACAAAAGAGATATAATTGAGATACTCGGGCCCACTAAAAGAGTAATCAATGGCTTGATTTATGCAAACGTCATGAGTGCAATGATTATGGCATTCCTTGCAACAATTGGATTTTTAGTGATAGGAGTACCATACTCTTTTCTGTTGGGACTATTGACTGGATTGGCCGCACTGTTGCCTGTTGTTGGCCCGTGGACTATATTTTTACCTGTTGGTTTTTATTATATCCTAACAGGAGAAATTGCCCAAGGTTTGGCAATATTAACTTATGGCGTGATAGTTCTTTTTATTTTGTATAATTTCTATATTTTCCCAAAGCTAGGTGGAAATAAAGCACAATTGCATCCGTTTATAGTTTTAGTCGGATTTTTAGGAGGAGCATATATGTTCGGAGCTTTGGGGATACTCTATGGGCCTATAATTTTAGGATTATTAAAAGGTCTAACAGAGGGCTTGTTCAAAGAATCAACAATGAAAAGAAAGTTTTTTAAATTATAA
- a CDS encoding V-type ATP synthase subunit D — protein sequence MPQIKPTRSELIKLQRRIKLSKTGYNILKKKRDGLVMNLFGMVKDAKEAQETLEENYEIAKKYLGMTIAFEGEIAVASCALIKKGTPEFHLDNKNIMGVQVPTISDLSFKKGINERGYSIISTSSKIDETVEQYEKVLEYVAKAVEAESTLKKVLNEIEITRRRVNALESKIIPKLESQKKFIDFRLEELERENKFRLKMIKDKKSKKTLVNIT from the coding sequence ATGCCCCAGATAAAGCCGACTAGGTCTGAGTTGATTAAACTCCAGAGAAGAATCAAGCTGTCTAAAACAGGATATAACATACTAAAAAAGAAAAGAGACGGTCTAGTAATGAATCTTTTTGGCATGGTAAAGGATGCCAAAGAAGCCCAAGAAACTCTTGAAGAAAACTATGAAATTGCAAAGAAATATCTTGGGATGACGATAGCTTTTGAGGGTGAAATTGCTGTAGCTTCTTGCGCACTAATTAAAAAAGGTACTCCAGAATTTCATTTAGACAATAAAAACATCATGGGTGTTCAAGTGCCCACAATATCCGATTTATCTTTTAAAAAAGGCATAAATGAGAGAGGATATAGTATTATATCAACTTCCTCCAAAATTGATGAAACAGTAGAACAATATGAAAAAGTTTTGGAATATGTTGCAAAAGCCGTCGAAGCAGAATCAACTCTTAAAAAAGTATTAAATGAAATTGAAATAACCAGAAGGAGAGTAAATGCTTTAGAATCAAAAATTATACCAAAATTGGAATCACAGAAGAAATTTATTGACTTTAGGTTAGAAGAGCTAGAAAGAGAGAATAAATTCAGGCTAAAAATGATTAAAGATAAAAAATCCAAGAAAACCCTTGTTAATATTACATAA